In Microbacterium sp. SLBN-146, one genomic interval encodes:
- a CDS encoding biotin--[acetyl-CoA-carboxylase] ligase, with protein MSIPEEGYPLAAAISPRVQVVEATDSTNADVVRHATELPDEWPHLSLVLTMDQRAGRGRLDRTWTAPPGEALAVSTLVLVPRIPYAARGWIPLVAGAAMTRAIAAQLVGTGHTARLKWPNDVLVDGGKICGILAEVLPGDPDAIVVGTGVNTRMPRVDLPVTTATSFAAVGLECDEDRLLADYLTALDEHLTALADAIGNAAQAGIVAEVEALCATLGQDVVVLLPDGSQLAGRAQRIDPDGRLVVADSLGIETAVSAGDVVHVR; from the coding sequence ATGTCGATTCCCGAAGAGGGGTATCCCCTCGCCGCAGCGATCAGTCCGCGTGTCCAGGTCGTCGAGGCGACGGACTCGACGAACGCCGACGTCGTGCGGCATGCCACCGAGCTCCCCGACGAGTGGCCCCATCTGTCACTCGTCCTCACGATGGACCAGCGCGCGGGGCGGGGGCGTCTCGACCGCACCTGGACGGCGCCTCCCGGCGAGGCGCTCGCCGTGTCGACGCTCGTGCTCGTTCCGCGCATCCCGTACGCCGCTCGCGGCTGGATCCCGCTCGTCGCGGGGGCCGCGATGACGCGTGCGATCGCTGCGCAATTGGTCGGCACCGGCCACACGGCCCGACTCAAGTGGCCGAACGACGTGCTCGTCGACGGCGGCAAGATCTGCGGCATCCTCGCGGAAGTCCTCCCCGGAGATCCCGATGCGATCGTCGTCGGCACCGGAGTCAATACGCGGATGCCGCGCGTCGACCTCCCTGTCACGACAGCGACGTCGTTCGCCGCCGTCGGCCTGGAGTGCGACGAGGATCGCCTCTTGGCCGACTACCTCACGGCGCTCGACGAGCACCTGACGGCGCTCGCGGACGCGATTGGCAACGCTGCGCAGGCCGGCATCGTCGCCGAGGTCGAGGCGCTCTGCGCGACGCTCGGTCAGGACGTCGTCGTCCTGCTCCCCGACGGATCGCAGCTCGCGGGACGAGCGCAGCGGATCGACCCTGACGGGCGCCTCGTCGTGGCCGACAGCCTCGGGATCGAGACCGCCGTCTCTGCCGGCGACGTCGTGCACGTGCGCTGA
- a CDS encoding acyl-CoA carboxylase subunit beta, producing the protein MTDQPDLFTTAGKIADLRARYQEAVLDAEAVAQQKQHAKGKGTARERIELLVDPGSFVELDEYVRHRTTAFGMDRSRPYGDSVVTGVGTIHGRTVAVYAQDFSTFGGSLGEVAGDKIIKVMEFAMRSGIPIVGMLDSGGARIQEGVVALGKYGEIFRLNTAASGVIPQISIIMGPAAGGAVYSPALTDFVVMVDKTSQMFVTGPDVIKTVTGEDVGMEELGGAHTHNTRSGVAHYLAEDEDDAIDYVRTLLGFLPDNNMSEIPAYEAGFEFETTDADRALNTVIPDSPNQPYDIHDVIRRIVDSEEFLEVQPLFAPNIVIGFGRIEGRSVGIIANQPSQMAGTLNIEAGEKASRFVRFCDAFSIPIVTLVDVPGYLPGTDQEWTGVIRRGAKLLYAYAEATVPLVTVILRKAYGGAYIVMGSKQLGADINLAWPTAEIAVMGGQGAVNILYRGEIKKAEEAGEDVAAVRQRLANEYTYNVASPFLAAERGELDGIIEPAQTRVSIAKALRALRGKRAAMPPKKHGNIPL; encoded by the coding sequence GTGACCGACCAGCCCGATCTCTTCACGACCGCCGGCAAGATCGCCGATCTGCGCGCCCGATACCAGGAAGCCGTCCTCGATGCCGAGGCGGTCGCGCAGCAGAAGCAGCACGCGAAGGGCAAGGGCACGGCGCGCGAGCGCATCGAGTTGCTCGTCGACCCTGGCAGCTTCGTCGAGCTCGACGAATACGTGCGGCACCGCACGACCGCCTTCGGGATGGATCGCTCGCGCCCCTACGGCGACTCGGTCGTCACCGGCGTGGGAACGATCCACGGCCGGACGGTCGCGGTCTACGCCCAGGACTTCTCCACGTTCGGGGGTTCGCTCGGCGAGGTGGCCGGCGACAAGATCATCAAGGTCATGGAGTTCGCGATGCGCAGCGGCATCCCCATCGTGGGCATGCTCGACTCCGGTGGCGCGCGCATCCAGGAGGGCGTCGTCGCCCTCGGCAAGTACGGCGAGATCTTCCGCCTCAACACGGCGGCATCCGGTGTCATCCCTCAGATCTCGATCATCATGGGCCCCGCAGCCGGGGGCGCCGTCTACTCCCCCGCTCTCACCGACTTCGTCGTCATGGTCGACAAGACGAGCCAGATGTTCGTCACGGGTCCCGACGTCATCAAGACGGTCACGGGCGAAGACGTCGGCATGGAGGAACTCGGCGGAGCGCACACCCACAACACCCGGTCGGGCGTCGCCCATTACCTCGCCGAGGACGAGGACGACGCGATCGACTACGTGCGTACGCTTCTCGGCTTCCTCCCCGACAACAACATGTCGGAGATCCCTGCCTACGAGGCGGGTTTCGAGTTCGAGACGACGGATGCCGATCGTGCCCTCAACACCGTCATCCCCGACTCACCCAATCAGCCCTACGACATCCACGACGTCATCCGGCGGATCGTGGACTCGGAGGAGTTCCTCGAGGTCCAGCCGCTCTTCGCACCCAACATCGTCATCGGCTTCGGTCGCATCGAAGGACGCAGCGTCGGCATCATCGCCAATCAGCCGTCGCAGATGGCGGGAACCCTCAACATCGAGGCGGGCGAGAAGGCGAGCCGGTTCGTGCGCTTCTGCGACGCGTTCTCGATCCCGATCGTCACTCTCGTCGACGTGCCGGGCTACCTCCCCGGCACGGATCAGGAGTGGACGGGCGTGATCCGTCGCGGTGCCAAACTCCTCTACGCGTATGCCGAGGCGACCGTCCCCCTCGTGACGGTGATCCTGCGCAAGGCCTACGGCGGCGCCTACATCGTGATGGGGTCGAAGCAGCTCGGCGCCGACATCAATCTCGCGTGGCCGACGGCGGAGATCGCCGTCATGGGCGGTCAGGGCGCCGTCAACATCCTGTACCGCGGAGAGATCAAGAAGGCCGAAGAGGCCGGCGAAGACGTCGCCGCCGTCCGGCAGCGCCTCGCGAACGAGTACACGTACAACGTCGCCTCGCCCTTCCTCGCCGCGGAGCGGGGAGAGCTCGACGGCATCATCGAGCCCGCGCAGACGCGGGTCTCCATCGCGAAGGCCTTGCGCGCCCTGCGCGGCAAGCGCGCGGCGATGCCGCCGAAGAAGCATGGGAACATCCCGCTGTGA
- a CDS encoding response regulator yields MTRVALIDDHESVRLGLEAACARAATKDVVFSGSSVTEYLNWRAFSTAPPADVVVLDLTLGDGTTVTENVTKLIRDGSSVIIHSVADRPAAVREALAAGAAGVVSKSSRIDDVIAAIRTVALGEPLNNVEWASAVEGDRAFADAQLSARERDVLRLYAAGLPLKVVADRLGVAYSTAKENITRVRIKYVEVGRPAPTKVDLLRRAMEDGILADSPEQPPSAPSAGRPR; encoded by the coding sequence ATGACGCGCGTCGCACTCATCGACGACCACGAGTCCGTTCGGCTGGGCCTCGAGGCCGCTTGCGCACGCGCCGCGACGAAGGACGTCGTCTTCTCGGGATCGAGCGTCACCGAATACCTCAACTGGCGGGCGTTCAGCACCGCGCCGCCCGCCGACGTCGTCGTGCTCGACTTGACTCTCGGCGACGGCACGACCGTCACCGAGAACGTCACGAAGCTCATCCGTGACGGCTCGAGCGTCATCATCCACTCGGTTGCGGACCGGCCCGCTGCCGTCCGCGAGGCGCTCGCGGCAGGGGCAGCCGGCGTCGTGAGCAAGTCGTCTCGGATCGATGACGTCATCGCCGCGATCCGAACGGTCGCGCTCGGTGAACCCCTCAACAATGTCGAATGGGCCAGCGCCGTCGAAGGGGATCGCGCTTTCGCCGACGCGCAGCTGTCTGCGCGTGAACGCGATGTGCTGCGGTTGTACGCGGCGGGACTTCCCCTCAAGGTCGTCGCCGATCGTCTGGGCGTGGCGTACTCGACGGCGAAAGAGAACATCACACGCGTGCGGATCAAGTACGTCGAGGTCGGGCGTCCAGCGCCGACGAAGGTCGACCTCCTCCGGCGCGCGATGGAGGACGGGATCCTCGCGGATTCGCCCGAGCAGCCGCCCTCGGCCCCGTCCGCGGGGCGCCCGCGGTGA
- a CDS encoding sensor histidine kinase, whose product MASGPSSIIDDAWGHIPHSREATAGIGAFTRQRVERIISVSSGIGSTILGAQALVSALGQREELRGWQDVLLIAVFGTLILMITTCLLGRGVKLGAGTFAVVYVVSLAVWPLASVGSTLPATEAPWIWYLVNIATLAAVLAFTLPLQIVWTVLAPLLFGVVRLVQGGFEGAVLYAVLVDVSFALILGGVLLSLGWVLRSIAVGVDEARAQAVDSYARAAAADAAEKERVAVAALMHDSVLAALIAAERADTPRARTLAVGMAREALTRLANAEQDAREGSDAPRSPAGVADDIQAAAREVGVHVAIQRQVSPEAPSVPGRVARALVLAATQAIANAVQHAGGRGLSILVDGDERRVRIEVRDAGEGFDLAGVPDDRLGIRGSIIARVAAVGGTADLRSSKAGTVVVLEWPAAAARRTAPFDGDVSPAAAEGDVVAGPEEDAS is encoded by the coding sequence ATGGCGAGCGGTCCCTCGTCGATCATCGACGACGCGTGGGGCCACATCCCGCATTCGCGAGAGGCGACCGCGGGGATCGGCGCCTTCACACGCCAGCGTGTCGAGAGGATCATCTCCGTCTCCTCGGGGATCGGCTCGACGATCCTCGGAGCGCAGGCGCTCGTGTCGGCGTTGGGTCAGCGGGAGGAGCTCCGCGGCTGGCAGGACGTCCTGCTCATCGCGGTCTTCGGGACGCTCATCCTCATGATCACGACATGCCTGCTCGGGCGCGGAGTCAAGCTCGGAGCGGGGACGTTCGCGGTGGTGTACGTCGTGAGCCTCGCGGTGTGGCCTCTCGCCTCGGTGGGCTCGACGCTCCCGGCGACGGAGGCGCCATGGATCTGGTACCTCGTCAACATCGCCACCCTTGCGGCGGTCCTCGCTTTCACGCTGCCTCTCCAGATCGTCTGGACCGTCCTCGCCCCTCTTCTCTTCGGAGTCGTCCGCCTCGTGCAGGGCGGCTTCGAGGGAGCCGTGCTGTACGCGGTGCTCGTGGACGTGTCGTTCGCGCTCATCCTCGGCGGCGTCCTGCTGTCGCTCGGTTGGGTCTTGCGCTCGATCGCGGTGGGTGTCGACGAAGCGCGCGCGCAGGCGGTGGACTCGTACGCGCGGGCAGCGGCGGCGGATGCTGCCGAGAAGGAGCGGGTCGCCGTCGCGGCGCTCATGCATGACAGCGTGCTCGCCGCGCTCATCGCAGCCGAGCGCGCCGACACCCCGCGTGCCCGGACGCTCGCCGTCGGCATGGCTCGCGAAGCCCTCACGCGGCTCGCCAATGCCGAGCAGGACGCCCGGGAAGGGAGCGACGCACCGCGGAGCCCTGCCGGAGTCGCGGACGACATCCAGGCTGCCGCCCGCGAGGTCGGTGTCCACGTCGCGATTCAGCGGCAGGTGTCGCCCGAAGCGCCCTCGGTGCCCGGACGCGTCGCACGAGCGCTCGTGCTCGCCGCCACGCAGGCGATCGCGAACGCCGTTCAGCATGCGGGCGGGCGAGGCCTGTCGATCCTCGTCGACGGCGATGAGCGCCGCGTGCGCATCGAGGTCCGCGATGCGGGCGAGGGCTTCGACCTCGCCGGCGTCCCCGACGATCGCCTGGGCATCCGCGGTTCGATCATCGCGCGTGTCGCTGCCGTGGGTGGCACAGCCGACCTCCGCTCCAGCAAGGCGGGAACCGTCGTCGTGCTGGAGTGGCCCGCGGCTGCCGCACGGCGCACGGCACCCTTCGATGGCGACGTCTCACCTGCGGCGGCCGAGGGTGACGTCGTCGCGGGCCCTGAGGAGGATGCATCGTGA
- a CDS encoding acyl-CoA carboxylase subunit epsilon, with product MSAAQDETVAVEVRRGDPTPEELAALVAVVTEAYEREAETAVVDETRRPSAWSRSQRALRTPLRRDIGWSPWA from the coding sequence GTGAGCGCGGCTCAGGACGAGACCGTCGCCGTCGAGGTGCGTCGGGGCGACCCGACTCCGGAAGAGCTTGCGGCTCTCGTCGCCGTCGTCACCGAGGCATACGAGCGCGAGGCCGAGACGGCCGTGGTCGATGAGACGCGCAGGCCCTCCGCGTGGTCGCGCTCGCAGCGCGCACTCCGCACACCGCTGCGCCGTGACATCGGCTGGAGCCCCTGGGCTTGA
- a CDS encoding PH domain-containing protein, with translation MTQPIYGGRPLTPAPGAPTPELRVARFRGHARRLFWSALVLIAVAGATGFFYGNLPAPFENWMLLAAAAVVVFLLVLLPFLAWWSHVYTITTRRVIERSGILGVRKRELTHVRGYSIQVRRGIVQRMWGAGTLTLTNGIDEPLRLRNIPSIGLVHEALVDQVEVNQILAHRDAQPPLPPGTPPMPPLPA, from the coding sequence ATGACGCAGCCGATCTACGGCGGGCGCCCCCTGACACCGGCGCCCGGGGCGCCGACGCCCGAGTTGCGTGTCGCGCGCTTCCGCGGACACGCCCGCCGACTCTTCTGGTCAGCGCTCGTGCTGATCGCCGTGGCGGGCGCGACGGGCTTCTTCTACGGCAACCTTCCTGCGCCTTTCGAGAACTGGATGCTCCTCGCCGCAGCCGCCGTCGTCGTCTTCCTGCTCGTCCTCCTGCCGTTCCTCGCGTGGTGGTCCCACGTCTACACGATCACGACGCGGCGGGTCATCGAGCGGTCCGGCATCCTCGGAGTCCGCAAGCGCGAACTCACGCACGTGCGCGGCTATTCGATCCAGGTGCGCCGCGGCATCGTCCAGCGGATGTGGGGCGCAGGAACGCTCACCCTGACGAACGGCATCGACGAGCCGCTGCGCCTGCGGAACATCCCGAGCATCGGCCTCGTCCACGAAGCTCTCGTGGATCAGGTCGAGGTGAACCAGATCCTCGCGCACCGCGACGCGCAGCCGCCCCTGCCGCCCGGCACGCCGCCGATGCCTCCCCTCCCCGCCTAG